The genomic region GTCAACCACTGTTGTTTGCCCACGTTGATCGAGCAGGACCAGAAATCGGCGTCCTGTCCCTTGGGCGCGTCCTCAACATCAATCTGAATCGCGTGTGTCCCCTCCCAACCGGGCAACTCGGTGGCCACACCACAAGCAACTCCGTACGGCGGGTCGCCGCAAGGTTCGCCGATTGTTACCACAACGCCGAGACAAAGCGTACATCCGCCCGTATTCGCGCCAAAAGAGCCGACAATAAACCGATACCGCACGCCGGCCGTGGCGTCGATCGTCACTTCCGATCCCTGTCCGCTGCATCCGTTGGAGCATTGCACCCCGGGCGAATCATCCACGCACCCCACGGACGTCATGAAGTCGCAGTTGCCGTCTCCGCCTTCGAATACTTCCAGAACCGTATCGAAGGCCGTGTTCGGGTGACAGGTGCTGACCGTCATCGGTCCGGATACAACGGGCGTTACCTCGAACCATGCGACGTGCCCGACCGGAGGTGTGCAGGATGTATTGTACGTGAATTCGTAATTGTGCGCATCGACATACACGACATGCTGACCCACCGATCCATCGATAACCCGCGCGGACGGGCAATTGCGCACGGCCGGTTCTCCCAATAAGCAGAATTGCGCGCATGCAATGGCCGGGAAGAAAAGCGACAGCGATACGGCGAGACGAAAAGGAGTTGTGCTCTTCATGGTTGACTCCAGGCAGGCGCAGGGAATGATCGCAATGTCGTCGAACCCCTCCGCGTGGACCCCAGGAATGGACAGCCCGTCTGAGCGCTAAGCTATCAACAATCGTTTCCTGAGTAAAGGAAATTGACATCTCCCTCGCCCCCTCGAGTCAATCGAATGGCAGAAAGGATCTGTAAACTCCCTGTACATCCGTATATGGGACGTCCGGAAAAACGTGCGGGGGACCGGCGCGGGCAACGCCGATCCCCCGAAAAGAATATGCTGTCCCGGCTTATTTCCTCCGCACGTATTCGATCTCGAACGCCTTGTGGTCCTCGCCCGCGGCCAGGTCATACATCTCGAAGAGATGCTTGTCGTCGCTGACCGTGGTCGACACGGCCTTGATGTGTCGCCCGACCATGTCCATCATCGGCTCGTCCATCTCGCCGTAGAGGAACAGCTTGTTGCTCCCCGGCGGACTCGTCCCCGACATCTTGATGATGTTCGTATTCCAGTTGTCGCAGTATATGACTTCATACAACTTGCGGAAATTGTTGTAGCCCATGATGGACATGCCCTGGATCGTCTTCGTCTCCATGTTCCCGTCCGGCCCGGGCATGAGCATGTCGTATGTGATCGTCTCCTTGATGAACCTCCCGTCATGAATCGACTCGATCTCCGCCGTGCCCTTGGTGACCGCCGGAGGCATGCCCGGCCCGCCCCAATACATGCGCACGGTCACGTCCCACTTCCCCACGGCCTTGGCCAGCTCGGCGTGCTCCTTGCCCTTCTTCGTTACCGCCTCCATCTTCTTCATCATCGCCGCCATGTCGCCCATGCCCTCCTGGGCGTGCGACACACCGGCAAACGCCGCCAATCCGACCACCAGCAGTCCCGCCATAGCTCTTGCCTTCGTCAGGATCATTTCCTCTCTCCGATTTTGAGTGCCGTTGATCTGACACTTCCGATGTCTTTGCGCCGGGTTCGCCCGGCGCGATTTACGTATTGCGCTTCTCGCCGCGATACTCACGGCGCCTTCGTCAGATGTTCGGGGATGTTCTTGGCCTTGTAGCGATACTTCGTCGAGCCCAGCACCCCGAACTCGTACCGCCCGTCGGAACCGATGCTCCCCGCAACCTTCGGAATCCACCGCTTGACCATCGTCCCCCAGCCGAAGCGCAGCATCAGCCGCATCATGAACGGGAATGCGTTCGTCAATCCGCTGTGCGTCAGCGTCAACCGCGTGCCGCCGCCCACCGGCTCCAGCGTCCACGTCACGATTGACGGCTTCTCGGGCCGGGGCTTGCCCGGCGTCACCGGAACCCACGAATAGACCAGCTTCCGCTGCGGCTCGACCTCCAGCACCTCGCAATCCGTAACGCCATGCCCGCACATGGGCATCGGGTCGGTCTGAAACGTGAACTTGTGTCCCACCACGGGCGAAAAATCGTTGGGCATCAGCCAGTCCGCCAGTGCCTTGCGATCCGTCAGCGCGATCCACACCTTCTCCGGCGGATGTGCGTACGTGCGTTGAACCCGTAATTGATCAAGCATGGATTACTCCGGCCCCGTCTCGCCCGCCGCCCGGTCCAGGTACGATCCCAAGGCGTCGAGTCGTTTGTCCCAGAATCGGCTGTACGTCGCCACCCAGTCAGCCAGCTCCTTGAGCTTGCCCGGGTTGAGCTGGTACAGCCGCCGCCGACCCTCCCGCCGTACCCGCACCAGCCCCACCTCCCGCAGCACCCGCAGGTGATCCGAAATCGACGGCTGCGTGAGCGAGAATGCCGCCACCAGATCGCTCACCGCCCGCTCGCCCTCGGCCAGCAGATCCAGCATCCGCCGCCGCGTCGGATCGGCAATGGCCGAAAATACGTCCGCATCCGCAGCGCCACGAGCCATGTCCACAATATACATAGCCAATTGTCTATATGTCAACCCCGAAGGACGATCGATTTGCCGGTCGGCGGGGGAGACTAACGCGAGTGGGGGTGTTCCGGGGCTGGCGGCCCTTGTTCGGACGCGGCCGGAACGCGCCCCTCCATGGGTTCGCCCGCCCCGTCCTGCGGCCGGCGGGATTCCTTCTTCAAGCCAATCGCCTGGGCCAGGTTCATCCCTTCTTCTTTCATCCGTTTGAGAATCCGACGGGCCCACACGAACTCCGTCCCCAGAATGGCCAGCCCGATCGGAATAACCACCAGCGCCGGCCCGGGCAGCACGATCAAGGCGATGCCCACCAGCAATACCGTCGAGCCGATCACAATGACCACAATCTTCCGCGCCTGCCGCCACGTGTACTGGACGATCTCCTCGATCTCGTGCGTGACCGGTGATGAATACGCTGACGGATCGCGCGTCCCGGCCAGCAGCGACGCCAGGATGCCCACGCTCACCAATCCGCCCACCACCGCCAGCGTTACCACCGCCGGTACCGGATAATGGTGCGACAGGATCATCTTCACCCCGATGTACGCCAGCACGAACACCAGGCTGATGCTCACGTAGCGGAAGCGGTGCATGATGCCCGCCAGCGCGAAATACAGTGATCGCAACCCCAGAATCGCGAAAATGTTCGAGGTGAACACGAGAAAGGGATCGTGCGTGACGGCGAAGATGGCCGGAATGGAATCCACCGCGAAGAGCAGGTCGCTGCTCTCCACCACCAGCAGCGCGATGAACAGCGGTGTCACCGCAATCCGCCCATCCACGCGGTCGAAGAAGTGCTTCCCCCGGAAATCCGGCGTCACCGGATAGAACCGCCGCACGAGCTTTACCAGCGGATTTCGCTCCGGCTCGATGCTGTCGTGCCGCGTGACCAGTAGCTTGACCGCGGTGATCAGCAGCAGCGCTCCGAACACGTACACCACCCAGTCGAAACGCTCGATCAGTGCCACCCCCGCGAGAATCATCGCCCCGCGCATCACCAGCGCCCCCAGAATCCCCCAGAACAACACGCGGTGCTGATGGATCGGCGGCACGCGAAAATACGTGAAGATCAGCGCGATGACGAAAATGTTATCGAGGCTCAGCGACTTCTCGATCACGTAGCCGGTGAAGAACTTCAGCGCCGCCTCGTGACCGCTCGGTTCCTGCCCCGCCCCCAGGCCGATGTCCAGCCAGTGGTGCTCGTACATGTAGAACACCAGCGCGTTGAACCCCAGCGACAACACCACCCAGAAGATGGTCCATCCCAGCGCCTCGCGCATGCTCACCACGTGGGCCTTGCGGTTGAAGACGCCCAGGTCCAGTGCCAGCAGTCCGATGACAAACGCGATAAACCCGACCCAAAGCCAGATGGTCATGCGGCTATTGTATGCTCAGCGCAACCGAAACACGCAATCCGCCCCCCGCCGCCCTTGCTTTTGTCTTCCTCTCCTCCCCACCGTTTCGCCGTGCCTTCTTCCTCTTCCCCTTCGTGGCTCCGTGGCTTCGTCGCGTCGTGGCTTCTTCTTCCTATTGCCTACTGCCTATTGCCTACTGCCTTCCTCTTCCCCTTCGTGCCTTCTTCAATAATTTGCCCAGCGCGCCGCCGAGAGGCACCGATGGTATCGCCGCATCCAGAAGAGAATCAGTAATCCGCTGCCCACCAACAGCACCGCGCCCTCCGGCGGCGTGCCCAGAAAGAAGTTCGCCGCGGCCCGCCCCAGCCACTTCGCAATCCAATCGTCGAACAAGGCGTAGCTGGTAATGAGCACGCCGTTGTACAGACAGAACACCCACAGAAAGACCGTCTCTCCTGCGTGAACCGTCGACACCACGTGCGGCCGGTCCAGCATGCCTTGGATCATCCACCCGGCCGTCACCACCGCCCCGACGAAGCGATGCGTGACCCAACCCGCAAGCGGCACGACAGTCAGCGCGGACATCGTAAACATGAACAGGATTCCGTTGGGCGGCCCGTCCGGGATGGTCCGGAAGCAACAGTACACCCAAAGCGCCGCCGCAACCCCAATCAGCAGATAATGACCTCGCCCGAACGATTCTATGGCCGAATCCGGGTTCCGCGCCCGCATGGACTCGTACGCCTTCGGCCCCAAGCGAAGAATGCGAATGGTCGTCTGCAGGAAGCTGAACAGACCCTTGTTTCGCTGCCACGCCGACCCCGGCCGGCGGAGGCCCGGCGTGAGCGATTCCTCAACCCGCATACCGCACTCCGGACACCGCCCGTCGCTCGGCTTGTGCGTCAGGTCATAACCGCACCCTTCGCAGAGGGGTGGCTCGTCTTGATCATCCCGCGGTGGAAGCGCTCCACGAAACATGACGCCGAGCAGATACAGCAAGAACGAAAGAGCCGCAGGCGCCAGGATGAATACGTATCTTCGAGGATCAAGTGCCGACATGATGAATCGATAATCCGGGGCTTGGGCCCCCCAGACGTTGCCGAGGACAATCATGAATCCGAAGGCGCCCACGAGCAAAATCAGCAGTCCGCCGCCGCCGGGTACCACGCGGGTTCCCAGATTGGCCGCTTTGACGAAGTCGCGCCGGGGGCTCAACGTGGTTAGATGAAGCCCGACAGCGGAAATGGCGCAGCTCATGACCAATACCGCCGTCCAGAGAACCGTTCTCTCTGCCAGTCCCAACCCGCTTCCGGCCTGCCACTCCGCCCAGACCTCGCGAACCGTTCGTACTTCCAAGGCCCCGGCATTGGTTCCTTGCGCTGCCGCCATCATGCGTTCCCGCACATGATACATTCCGTTCCACAACAGGAGTGTGACCATAATGGCGGCGATCGCGAAGATAATCCCCGCATAGCGCAGCAGCGTCGCCCACCACGACGCCCCGCACAGCACCTCTCCCGCCCGCCGCGGATAGCACGCTCCCCACAGCGGCACGGTCAGCACGCACCACCGACCCGCCCGCTCCACAGGCAGTGCCGGCGCTGATGACTCTGGTGAATTCGTTGTCGTTGTGTTCGACCCGTCCACGACGCGGGATTGTAAAACGTCCGGGCGGTCCTTCATACAACAGAACCGTAGGGCACGCGGTTCGCGTGTCGTCAGACACGCGGTTCGCATGCCTTGACTATCCATTGAACCGGAATCGATGATCTCTTGGGATTGCCTTGGGTGGCATGGCCAAGCGAGCCTCGCGGCGAGCGCCGCCATGCATTCCGTCAGCTTGTTGACCGCGTGGTTCGTACGCTCTGGCGTTCTCTACGACGCCGCCAGAGCAACTTGCGGATGTGTCAACGCCGATTCGGCCGGGCGACCTCCAACGTGCACCGCCAGCAAGGTCACGTCGTCATGTGCCGGCTCGACTCGTGCCGCTTCGCGAAGTTCGCGTTCGAGCATCGCGATCCTCTCCGCGATCTCGGCATCTTCATTCGAGGTAAGCCACTCCCCGACACACTCAGGCACATCGGCCGGCGAGCTCCCCGCACCCCGGTTCTCGAGCCCGTCCGTGTGGAACACCAGCGTGTCCCCCGGCTTGAGCTTCATCTCCACGACGGGAAATCGCGCCCGATCGCTCACCCCGACGATGGGCCCCTCGCTCACCACCGCCCGCGGCTTGGCGCCGCGCCGGCGAAGCACCGGATACGGCACGCCCCCTCGCGCCCAGCGGATCGTCGACGTCGGCTCATGCAACACCGCGTACAGCGCCGCCACGAACGAGCATTCCGTGAGCCCGCAGGCGACCAGTTCTTCGTTGAGCCGCGAGAGCACTTCACCGGGATGCAGGCGGGCAAACAAGGCATCGCGGGAGACGCCGCGAATCACCCGCCGGGCGTGAGCCGCGAGCAGCGCCGCGGCAATCCCGTGCCCCGTGGCATCAATCAACATCAGTGCCACATGCTCGTCATCAAGCCGCACGACATCATAGAGATCGCCGGAAATCACGTCCGCCGGCCGGAACAGTGCGCCGATCTCCACGCCGTCAACGGCCGGAAGCGCCTGCGGCAGCAGTTCCCGCTGCATCGCCCCGCCTTCCAGGCGTTCGCGCTCCAGACGCTTGAGTTGTTCCCGGTGTTGTCGCTCGCGACGCCGCAGAGACTCGATCTCGCTCCGCAGCGCGTCAAGTCCCGCCGGCGCTTCAGAAAGTCGTGGTGTGGGGTCAGGAACGGAAGGAATCGTGTTGCGGGTAATTCGTGGTGTTGCCGGCCGTTGCACGCCGGCGTTCGACACGAACTTCGCAACCGCTGCCACCAGCAGGTCCCCTCGTCGGCCCGATACCGGCGCCGTTGCGCTCGCGGAACCCGTCCGCGCTCGCTCGATCCGACGTCGTCGCCCGACAATGGTCTTTCGGTTGTAATAAGGGCGGGGTTGAGCGCATGCCCCCTCAAGAATCGACTTCGTTCTTTCGTGCGTTTGCAGCACGCTCCATAGACGAAACAGCCATGACGAGCCGCAAGCTTCAACCTGCGCGGCTGCTCCCGAAACCGGACGTTGGGCCATGTCGAAACCGCCGCGTCCGAGCGCCTGGCCCTCGAAGTCCATCGAATCTCAACCAGGGGTATGGAGATTGATTCGAGAAATCGGATGGTCAAATGGCGCTTAAGTCTTCACGGCGAAACGAGTTGACCGTTGGCCTCAGCCTCGCGAAGAATCGCCAGGGCACGACGGGCCGCCTCCTGCTCGGCTTCCTTCTTGCTTGCACCCCAGGCGCTGGGATACCGCTCCCCGCCGATGATCACGCAGATCTCGAAGCACTTGCTGTGATCCGGACCCTGCTCGTCGAGCGTGTGATACTGCGGGGCCGCCCCCAGATACCGCTGCGCGAAATGCTGCAGCGTGGACTTGTGGTTGTCATGATTGTCGGACGCTCGGCTCGCCTCGATGTGCGGCTCGACCGCCCGCAGGATGAACGCCCGCGCCGCCTCCAGACCCCCGTCCAGATAAATCGCCCCCACGACCGACTCGAACACCGCCGCCCGCAGCGAAGTGGGCAGCGTCTGCTGCGCGTTGATCCCGTTCCCCAGGATCAGCATCCGCGTCAGGCCCATCGCGTCGGCCATCTTGGCGCAGATTCTGCGCGATACCAGGAACGACTTCAGCTTGGTCAGCTCGCCTTCCAGCCAGTCCGGATTACGC from Phycisphaerae bacterium harbors:
- a CDS encoding SRPBCC domain-containing protein, whose translation is MLDQLRVQRTYAHPPEKVWIALTDRKALADWLMPNDFSPVVGHKFTFQTDPMPMCGHGVTDCEVLEVEPQRKLVYSWVPVTPGKPRPEKPSIVTWTLEPVGGGTRLTLTHSGLTNAFPFMMRLMLRFGWGTMVKRWIPKVAGSIGSDGRYEFGVLGSTKYRYKAKNIPEHLTKAP
- the rnc gene encoding ribonuclease III, with the translated sequence MVSDLDFANGEVVLAGHQFSNPQFLEQALTHASVATTRLRSNERLEFLGDAILGMVVCAELYERNPDWLEGELTKLKSFLVSRRICAKMADAMGLTRMLILGNGINAQQTLPTSLRAAVFESVVGAIYLDGGLEAARAFILRAVEPHIEASRASDNHDNHKSTLQHFAQRYLGAAPQYHTLDEQGPDHSKCFEICVIIGGERYPSAWGASKKEAEQEAARRALAILREAEANGQLVSP
- a CDS encoding TerC/Alx family metal homeostasis membrane protein, which encodes MTIWLWVGFIAFVIGLLALDLGVFNRKAHVVSMREALGWTIFWVVLSLGFNALVFYMYEHHWLDIGLGAGQEPSGHEAALKFFTGYVIEKSLSLDNIFVIALIFTYFRVPPIHQHRVLFWGILGALVMRGAMILAGVALIERFDWVVYVFGALLLITAVKLLVTRHDSIEPERNPLVKLVRRFYPVTPDFRGKHFFDRVDGRIAVTPLFIALLVVESSDLLFAVDSIPAIFAVTHDPFLVFTSNIFAILGLRSLYFALAGIMHRFRYVSISLVFVLAYIGVKMILSHHYPVPAVVTLAVVGGLVSVGILASLLAGTRDPSAYSSPVTHEIEEIVQYTWRQARKIVVIVIGSTVLLVGIALIVLPGPALVVIPIGLAILGTEFVWARRILKRMKEEGMNLAQAIGLKKESRRPQDGAGEPMEGRVPAASEQGPPAPEHPHSR
- a CDS encoding DUF1579 family protein; its protein translation is MILTKARAMAGLLVVGLAAFAGVSHAQEGMGDMAAMMKKMEAVTKKGKEHAELAKAVGKWDVTVRMYWGGPGMPPAVTKGTAEIESIHDGRFIKETITYDMLMPGPDGNMETKTIQGMSIMGYNNFRKLYEVIYCDNWNTNIIKMSGTSPPGSNKLFLYGEMDEPMMDMVGRHIKAVSTTVSDDKHLFEMYDLAAGEDHKAFEIEYVRRK
- a CDS encoding transcriptional regulator encodes the protein MARGAADADVFSAIADPTRRRMLDLLAEGERAVSDLVAAFSLTQPSISDHLRVLREVGLVRVRREGRRRLYQLNPGKLKELADWVATYSRFWDKRLDALGSYLDRAAGETGPE
- a CDS encoding serine/threonine-protein phosphatase, coding for MAAVAKFVSNAGVQRPATPRITRNTIPSVPDPTPRLSEAPAGLDALRSEIESLRRRERQHREQLKRLERERLEGGAMQRELLPQALPAVDGVEIGALFRPADVISGDLYDVVRLDDEHVALMLIDATGHGIAAALLAAHARRVIRGVSRDALFARLHPGEVLSRLNEELVACGLTECSFVAALYAVLHEPTSTIRWARGGVPYPVLRRRGAKPRAVVSEGPIVGVSDRARFPVVEMKLKPGDTLVFHTDGLENRGAGSSPADVPECVGEWLTSNEDAEIAERIAMLERELREAARVEPAHDDVTLLAVHVGGRPAESALTHPQVALAAS